A DNA window from Vibrio cidicii contains the following coding sequences:
- the aceA gene encoding isocitrate lyase — protein MTLTRRQQIEALEKDWATNPRWKHVKRPYTAEEVVELRGSIVPANTLAQRGADKLWSLVNGSAKKGYVNCLGALTGGQAVQQAKAGIEAIYLSGWQVAADNNTASTMYPDQSLYPVDSVPSVVKRINNSFRRADQIQWANGKSPEEGGIDYFLPIVADAEAGFGGVLNAYELMKSMIEAGAAGVHFEDQLASVKKCGHMGGKVLVPTQEAVQKLVAARLAADVAGTTTLVIARTDANAADLLTSDCDPYDADFIVGERTQEGFYRVRAGIDQAISRGLAYAPYADLIWCETATPCLEEARKFAEAIHAQYPEQLLAYNCSPSFNWEKNLDAETIAKFQQELSDMGYKYQFITLAGIHNMWFNMFELAHAYAQGEGMRHYVEKVQRPEFQAAEKGYTFVAHQQEVGTGYFDRMTNTIQGGNSSVTALTGSTEEDQFH, from the coding sequence ATGACATTAACTCGCCGCCAACAAATCGAAGCTCTAGAAAAAGACTGGGCAACCAATCCTCGCTGGAAGCACGTTAAGCGTCCATACACCGCTGAAGAAGTGGTGGAGCTGCGTGGTTCTATTGTTCCTGCCAACACGCTGGCCCAACGTGGTGCAGATAAGTTGTGGTCACTGGTCAACGGGAGCGCCAAAAAAGGTTATGTAAACTGTTTGGGCGCACTGACGGGGGGGCAGGCGGTTCAACAAGCGAAAGCGGGCATTGAAGCCATCTATCTGTCTGGTTGGCAGGTTGCAGCGGACAACAACACCGCATCCACCATGTACCCTGATCAGTCACTCTACCCAGTCGACTCGGTACCGTCAGTGGTGAAGCGCATTAACAACTCGTTCCGTCGTGCAGACCAAATTCAGTGGGCGAATGGTAAATCACCAGAAGAGGGTGGCATTGACTACTTCCTGCCGATTGTGGCTGACGCTGAAGCGGGCTTTGGTGGCGTATTGAACGCTTACGAGCTGATGAAATCGATGATTGAAGCGGGCGCAGCAGGCGTGCATTTTGAAGATCAGCTTGCATCGGTGAAGAAATGTGGCCACATGGGCGGCAAAGTATTAGTACCAACGCAAGAAGCGGTGCAAAAACTGGTAGCCGCTCGATTGGCCGCTGACGTTGCGGGCACGACGACGCTGGTTATTGCTCGTACCGACGCCAACGCAGCCGATCTGCTAACGTCGGATTGTGACCCTTATGATGCTGATTTCATCGTTGGTGAGCGTACTCAAGAAGGCTTCTACCGCGTACGTGCCGGTATCGATCAGGCAATTTCTCGTGGTCTTGCTTACGCGCCTTACGCTGACCTTATCTGGTGTGAAACCGCCACACCATGTCTAGAAGAAGCGCGTAAGTTTGCAGAGGCTATTCATGCGCAATACCCAGAGCAACTGCTGGCGTACAACTGCTCGCCATCATTTAACTGGGAGAAAAACTTGGATGCCGAAACCATCGCCAAGTTCCAGCAAGAGCTCTCGGATATGGGCTACAAATATCAGTTCATTACTTTGGCGGGTATTCACAACATGTGGTTCAACATGTTTGAGCTGGCGCACGCTTACGCACAAGGCGAAGGGATGCGTCACTATGTTGAGAAAGTGCAGCGTCCTGAGTTCCAAGCGGCGGAGAAAGGTTACACCTTCGTTGCGCACCAACAAGAAGTGGGAACTGGCTACTTTGACCGTATGACCAATACCATTCAGGGCGGCAACTCTTCTGTTACGGCGCTCACGGGCTCAACCGAAGAAGATCAATTCCACTGA
- the pstB gene encoding phosphate ABC transporter ATP-binding protein PstB encodes MFSINETLGYQAPLDVSRLSDEQTAICIEDLNLYYGQTQALHSVSMRIPKGRVTAFIGPSGCGKSTLLRCINRMNDLVEGCRVTGQVKLHGKNVYDMGVDVATLRRRVGMVFQRPNPFPKSIYENVVYGLRLQGIKNSRSLDDAAERALRSAALWDEVKDRLHENAFGLSGGQQQRLVIARAIAIEPEVLLLDEPTSALDPISTLTIEELINELKTQYTVVIVTHNMQQAARVSDYTAFIHMGKLIEYSDADTIFTSPVKKQTEDYITGRYG; translated from the coding sequence ATGTTTTCAATTAACGAAACCTTGGGGTATCAAGCTCCATTGGACGTAAGCCGCTTGAGCGATGAGCAAACTGCCATCTGCATCGAGGATTTAAATCTCTATTATGGGCAAACTCAGGCGCTACATAGCGTATCGATGCGCATTCCCAAAGGACGGGTCACGGCTTTTATCGGTCCGTCGGGCTGCGGTAAATCGACCCTGTTGCGCTGTATTAACCGCATGAATGATTTGGTCGAAGGGTGCCGTGTGACCGGGCAAGTCAAACTGCACGGCAAGAATGTTTATGATATGGGCGTTGATGTGGCCACGCTACGTCGCCGAGTGGGCATGGTGTTTCAAAGGCCGAACCCATTTCCTAAATCGATTTATGAAAACGTCGTGTATGGTTTGCGTTTGCAAGGGATAAAAAATAGCCGATCGCTAGACGACGCTGCAGAGCGAGCTTTGCGCTCGGCGGCGCTGTGGGATGAAGTGAAAGATCGTCTGCACGAAAACGCATTCGGTTTATCGGGGGGGCAGCAGCAACGATTGGTGATTGCGCGTGCCATTGCCATTGAGCCAGAAGTGCTATTGTTAGATGAGCCCACCTCCGCTTTGGATCCGATCTCTACTTTAACCATTGAGGAGCTTATCAATGAGCTTAAGACTCAATATACTGTGGTAATTGTCACTCACAACATGCAGCAAGCGGCGCGTGTGAGCGATTACACCGCTTTCATTCATATGGGAAAACTGATTGAGTATTCGGATGCCGATACTATCTTTACCTCTCCGGTGAAAAAGCAAACCGAGGATTACATTACCGGCCGCTACGGTTAA
- the queA gene encoding tRNA preQ1(34) S-adenosylmethionine ribosyltransferase-isomerase QueA, with the protein MQVSDFHFDLPDELIARYPQPERTASRLLQLNGNTGEVKDGTFKDVLDLVQPGDLVVFNNTRVIPARMFGRKASGGKLEVLVERMLDDKRLLAHVRCSKSPKPGSTVILGENDQYSAEMVARHGALFELKLNGDKTLLEVLEEIGHMPLPPYIDRPDEDADKERYQTVYNQKPGAVAAPTAGLHFDAQLLEQMQAKGVELAYVTLHVGAGTFQPVKVDNIHDHHMHAEYAEVPQEVVDAIAATKARGGRIIAVGTTSVRSLESAAQDALKKGTELAPFFADTEIFIYPGYQYQLVDCLITNFHLPESTLIMLVSAFAGYGNTMNAYKHAVDNQYRFFSYGDAMFIEKKTC; encoded by the coding sequence ATGCAAGTTTCAGATTTTCACTTCGACTTACCTGACGAACTGATCGCCCGTTATCCTCAACCAGAGCGCACGGCCAGTCGTTTACTTCAGCTAAATGGCAACACTGGCGAGGTAAAAGATGGCACCTTTAAAGATGTGTTGGACTTAGTTCAGCCGGGGGATTTAGTGGTGTTTAACAATACCCGAGTGATCCCGGCGCGGATGTTTGGCCGTAAAGCCTCGGGCGGTAAACTGGAAGTGCTGGTGGAGCGGATGCTTGATGACAAACGTCTGCTTGCGCATGTTCGCTGTTCTAAATCGCCCAAACCGGGCAGCACCGTCATTCTGGGTGAAAACGACCAGTACAGTGCGGAGATGGTCGCGCGTCATGGTGCCTTGTTTGAGCTCAAGCTCAACGGCGATAAAACGCTATTAGAGGTGCTGGAAGAGATTGGCCACATGCCCCTTCCTCCGTACATCGACCGCCCAGACGAAGATGCGGATAAAGAGCGCTATCAAACCGTTTACAACCAGAAACCCGGAGCGGTTGCCGCGCCAACGGCTGGATTGCATTTTGACGCGCAATTGCTGGAACAAATGCAAGCCAAAGGTGTCGAACTGGCTTACGTGACTTTGCATGTTGGGGCGGGGACTTTCCAGCCAGTGAAGGTCGACAATATTCACGACCATCACATGCACGCCGAGTACGCGGAAGTGCCGCAAGAGGTGGTGGATGCCATTGCGGCGACCAAAGCACGTGGTGGACGCATTATCGCGGTCGGTACCACGTCGGTACGCTCCTTGGAAAGTGCCGCGCAAGATGCGCTGAAAAAAGGCACTGAGCTCGCGCCATTTTTTGCCGATACCGAGATCTTCATCTACCCGGGTTATCAATACCAGCTGGTCGATTGTTTGATCACCAATTTCCACTTGCCAGAGTCGACGCTCATCATGTTAGTGAGTGCGTTTGCAGGTTACGGGAACACCATGAATGCATACAAGCATGCGGTGGACAACCAATATCGCTTCTTCTCTTATGGTGATGCGATGTTTATTGAAAAAAAGACTTGCTAA
- a CDS encoding CBS domain-containing protein: MIKVEDMMTRNPHTLLRSHTLADARNMMAALDIRHIPIVDANKCLLGIVTQRDILAAQESSLHNAPADQSYTDDTPLYEMMHSSIMTAEPKAGLKESALYMQKHKVGCLPVVDRGQLVGIITDSDFVTIAINLLELQEEVEPDELEVGDDL, translated from the coding sequence ATGATCAAAGTAGAAGATATGATGACTCGCAACCCTCATACCTTGTTGCGTTCGCATACCCTCGCAGATGCGCGCAACATGATGGCCGCACTCGACATCAGACACATCCCGATTGTTGACGCGAATAAATGCTTGCTGGGAATCGTAACCCAACGCGATATTCTCGCGGCGCAAGAATCCAGCTTACACAACGCGCCCGCCGATCAATCCTACACCGACGATACGCCACTTTATGAAATGATGCACAGCAGCATTATGACCGCAGAGCCAAAGGCCGGGCTTAAAGAGAGCGCCCTGTACATGCAAAAACATAAAGTCGGCTGTTTACCTGTGGTCGATAGAGGTCAATTGGTGGGTATTATTACTGACTCGGATTTTGTCACCATCGCGATTAACTTACTGGAACTGCAAGAAGAAGTGGAGCCTGACGAGCTGGAAGTGGGAGACGATCTTTAG
- a CDS encoding copper homeostasis protein CutC, with translation MNYHIEVCIDNIESLHQAIAGGATRIELCSSLALGGLTPSFGFMRQAAAHSPIPVYAMIRPRQGDFFYTEEEVEIMMWDIEAAQRAGLHGVVLGLLNPDGSIDCQRTQRLCQHATALGLGVTFHRAFDQCSEPKQALEEIITLGCERILTSGLAPSAPQGAALLASLVDQAAGRIAIMAGAGVKASNVKELVAKSHVTEVHLSGKGVRPSKMHFIAEQSKMGAADVDDFMIPLTDIEAIAKTVSALK, from the coding sequence GTGAATTACCACATTGAAGTATGTATCGACAACATTGAATCCCTGCATCAAGCGATTGCAGGTGGCGCAACGCGGATAGAGCTCTGTTCATCGCTTGCACTAGGTGGCCTCACCCCAAGTTTTGGTTTTATGCGCCAAGCCGCGGCACACTCGCCGATTCCGGTCTACGCCATGATTCGCCCACGCCAAGGGGATTTTTTCTATACTGAAGAGGAAGTGGAGATCATGATGTGGGATATCGAGGCGGCACAACGGGCTGGCCTGCACGGCGTTGTGCTGGGTCTGCTCAACCCAGACGGCTCAATTGATTGCCAACGCACTCAGCGTTTGTGTCAGCACGCCACGGCTTTAGGCCTCGGCGTCACCTTTCATCGAGCGTTTGACCAATGCAGCGAGCCCAAACAAGCGCTGGAAGAAATTATCACGCTTGGCTGCGAGCGCATTCTCACCTCTGGTCTTGCCCCTTCGGCACCGCAAGGCGCAGCACTACTGGCTTCGTTGGTTGATCAAGCCGCAGGGCGTATTGCCATCATGGCGGGTGCAGGGGTGAAAGCCAGTAATGTCAAAGAGTTAGTAGCAAAAAGCCACGTCACGGAAGTGCATCTCTCTGGTAAAGGCGTACGCCCGAGCAAAATGCACTTCATCGCAGAGCAAAGCAAAATGGGCGCAGCCGATGTTGATGATTTTATGATCCCACTGACCGACATTGAGGCGATTGCTAAGACAGTTTCAGCTCTCAAATAA
- the aceB gene encoding malate synthase A — translation MLAQTPEKQNAPTEQQQTQGMLEVTGKLSPEHQAIFPVEAQTFLSQLCARFASQVDELLTAREERQERIDQGELPDFLPQTQDIREGSWKILGIPHDLQDRRVEITGPTDRKMVINALNANVKVFMADFEDSMSPAWEKVLDGQINLRDAVNGTISYTNPDNGKHYQLVENPAVLICRVRGLHLKEKHATWQGEIIPGALFDFALYFYNNYKALLKKGSGPYFYLPKLQSHHEAKWWSEVFHFTEDYFGLDTGTIKATVLIETLPAVFEMDEILFSLKEHIVGLNCGRWDYIFSYIKTLKKHPDRVLPDRQVVTMDKPFLNAYSRLLIRTCHKRGAFAMGGMAAFIPAKDPVENQRVLDKILKDKMLEANNGHDGTWVAHPGLADTAMAVFNQVFGERSNQLDVSREQDAPISAEELLAPCDGERTEHGMRHNIRVALQYIEAWISGNGCVPIYGLMEDAATAEISRASIWQWIQHQKILDNGLTVTKALFEQYLKEEIEVVKQEIGDARYQAGRFVEAAELMARLTTSDELSNFLTVPGYDYLD, via the coding sequence ATGCTTGCTCAAACTCCCGAGAAACAAAACGCACCCACTGAACAGCAACAGACCCAAGGCATGCTTGAGGTGACTGGCAAGCTATCGCCAGAGCATCAGGCTATTTTCCCTGTTGAAGCCCAAACCTTTTTATCTCAGTTGTGTGCTAGGTTTGCCTCTCAAGTCGATGAACTGCTTACTGCCCGTGAAGAGAGACAGGAGCGTATCGACCAAGGCGAACTGCCCGATTTTCTGCCGCAAACGCAGGATATCCGTGAAGGGAGTTGGAAGATCCTGGGTATTCCTCACGATCTGCAAGATCGTCGAGTGGAGATTACCGGTCCAACCGATCGCAAAATGGTGATCAATGCCCTCAATGCCAACGTCAAAGTGTTCATGGCAGACTTCGAAGATTCCATGTCGCCGGCTTGGGAGAAAGTGCTAGATGGTCAAATCAACTTGCGCGATGCGGTCAACGGCACCATCTCGTATACCAATCCAGACAATGGCAAGCACTACCAACTGGTGGAAAATCCGGCGGTGCTCATCTGCCGTGTGCGCGGCCTGCATCTAAAAGAGAAGCATGCCACGTGGCAGGGAGAGATCATTCCTGGAGCATTGTTTGATTTCGCGCTCTACTTCTATAACAACTACAAAGCGTTATTAAAAAAAGGCAGCGGTCCTTATTTCTATCTGCCGAAACTGCAGTCTCACCATGAAGCGAAGTGGTGGAGTGAGGTATTCCATTTCACCGAAGATTATTTCGGTCTAGACACAGGTACGATTAAAGCGACAGTGCTGATCGAAACGCTTCCAGCGGTGTTTGAAATGGATGAAATTCTCTTTTCGCTCAAAGAGCACATCGTCGGTCTGAACTGTGGCCGTTGGGACTATATTTTCAGCTACATCAAGACCTTGAAAAAACATCCGGATCGCGTTCTGCCAGATCGCCAAGTCGTAACGATGGATAAGCCTTTCCTTAACGCTTACTCGCGTTTGCTTATCCGAACTTGCCACAAACGTGGCGCCTTTGCGATGGGAGGAATGGCGGCGTTTATTCCCGCTAAAGATCCGGTGGAAAACCAGCGCGTTTTAGACAAAATCCTCAAGGATAAAATGCTGGAAGCCAACAACGGCCACGATGGCACTTGGGTTGCTCACCCCGGTTTGGCAGATACCGCAATGGCCGTGTTTAATCAGGTGTTTGGCGAGCGTAGCAACCAACTGGATGTTAGCCGCGAGCAAGATGCGCCGATCAGTGCGGAAGAGTTGCTTGCGCCGTGCGACGGAGAGAGAACAGAGCATGGCATGCGTCACAATATTCGAGTCGCGCTGCAATACATCGAAGCGTGGATCTCCGGTAACGGCTGTGTACCGATTTACGGTTTGATGGAAGATGCCGCAACAGCTGAGATTTCGCGCGCCTCTATCTGGCAATGGATTCAACATCAAAAAATCTTAGATAACGGTTTGACGGTTACTAAAGCGCTGTTTGAACAATATCTCAAAGAAGAAATTGAGGTCGTGAAACAGGAAATAGGTGACGCGCGTTATCAAGCCGGACGCTTTGTTGAAGCTGCTGAGCTAATGGCAAGGTTAACCACCAGTGATGAACTGAGCAATTTCTTAACGGTTCCAGGTTACGACTATCTGGACTGA
- a CDS encoding serine protease, whose protein sequence is MWKKTLLLAGAWVVCASAQAIILGENDPDASFRVTIRSSNMAEFPVCGGTMVSERWVLTAAHCVVMGEGTDLASYFVTKPYQISVTARTADLNQSQIENYFHVSHVVVHPSYTRLSEYKKGSDGQMTLVSTSLDSDVALLYLDRPVTGVALSSLPTMEEMRQIETRLNSQWDDEFATNLRPKNVTASGWGATVANASTPSPTLQKTQLTYLPITNCYQRLELGNDLPGIIEAPTNVSKICTMANEVLPWNPDERTQYGNNVCKGDSGGPLLDDVTGKQIGIVSGIPLLTPTCAAVTLPSFYTKVSTYYDWIVGYVNAENPPASPILPPDFIRNYTADNGSDTGSDNGGGNDNASGDCHGGISTNSCQFTGKAQGGGSVHYLWVLSLFAARVFRTKR, encoded by the coding sequence ATGTGGAAAAAAACACTTCTTTTGGCGGGCGCTTGGGTAGTCTGTGCTAGCGCCCAAGCCATCATTCTCGGAGAAAACGATCCAGACGCCAGTTTTCGAGTGACGATTCGCTCAAGCAACATGGCCGAATTTCCGGTTTGCGGTGGCACTATGGTGTCAGAGCGCTGGGTATTGACGGCGGCGCATTGTGTGGTCATGGGCGAAGGCACCGATCTCGCCAGCTATTTTGTCACCAAACCTTATCAGATCTCGGTCACGGCACGCACGGCGGATCTTAATCAGTCGCAGATAGAGAATTACTTTCATGTCTCTCACGTCGTGGTTCATCCAAGCTACACACGCTTGAGCGAATACAAAAAGGGCAGTGACGGTCAGATGACCTTGGTGAGCACCAGCCTGGATAGTGATGTCGCGTTGCTGTATCTCGATCGGCCAGTGACGGGGGTCGCGTTATCTTCATTGCCGACAATGGAAGAGATGCGCCAAATTGAAACCCGACTCAACAGCCAGTGGGATGATGAATTTGCCACCAACCTGCGACCCAAAAATGTCACCGCATCGGGGTGGGGTGCAACCGTTGCCAACGCATCCACTCCTTCGCCTACACTGCAGAAAACGCAGTTAACCTACTTGCCAATTACGAACTGCTATCAGCGCTTAGAACTGGGTAACGACTTGCCGGGAATCATTGAAGCGCCAACCAATGTGAGCAAAATCTGCACTATGGCCAATGAAGTATTGCCTTGGAACCCTGATGAGAGAACGCAATACGGAAATAATGTGTGTAAAGGCGATAGTGGTGGCCCTTTGCTGGATGATGTCACTGGCAAACAGATTGGTATCGTCAGCGGAATTCCACTGTTAACGCCAACTTGCGCGGCGGTGACGTTGCCAAGCTTTTATACCAAAGTAAGTACCTACTACGATTGGATAGTCGGCTACGTCAATGCCGAGAATCCGCCAGCTTCACCGATCCTGCCGCCCGATTTTATCCGCAACTATACCGCTGACAATGGCAGTGATACGGGCAGTGACAACGGAGGAGGGAATGACAATGCGTCCGGTGATTGTCACGGTGGCATCTCCACCAACAGCTGTCAATTTACCGGTAAAGCCCAAGGCGGTGGTAGTGTCCACTATCTGTGGGTGCTGAGTCTTTTTGCCGCGCGGGTCTTCAGAACAAAACGCTAA
- a CDS encoding hydrogen peroxide-inducible genes activator, with the protein MNKWPSLKQLHYLITLYETRHFSDAAERCFVSQSTLSKGIQNLEELIGCPLYEKKDKKSPLVFTQAGELVVLHGRELLAKGQDLVELGNLCQGDGMQGQLKVGCIPTIAPFLLGDLVQEVNQRYPQLNLLLREDTTTNLLTALRHGELDVLILALPVDIEGMENRVVGQDPFKMVISRHQADKIKVPIRYCDLPDESVFLLEREHCLTEHAVSACKLTDKEKINPFSATSLHTLVQMVANGLGTTFIPQMAIDHGLLDNQNLVVVEPPGQLAYRDIGLVWRPGSARTQIFNQLADVVSELL; encoded by the coding sequence ATGAATAAGTGGCCCAGTCTTAAGCAGTTACACTATCTCATCACCTTGTACGAAACTCGCCATTTTAGCGATGCGGCTGAGCGGTGTTTTGTCAGTCAATCGACTTTAAGTAAGGGGATACAAAATCTCGAAGAGCTGATTGGCTGTCCGTTGTATGAGAAAAAAGACAAAAAGAGCCCGTTGGTGTTTACTCAGGCCGGCGAGCTGGTGGTATTACACGGGCGCGAGTTGTTAGCCAAAGGGCAGGATTTGGTGGAGCTTGGCAACTTGTGTCAAGGAGACGGCATGCAAGGGCAACTTAAAGTGGGTTGCATTCCGACCATCGCTCCTTTCTTGCTCGGTGACCTCGTTCAAGAAGTGAACCAACGTTATCCGCAGCTTAACCTGCTTTTGCGTGAAGATACCACGACCAATCTGTTAACGGCCTTACGTCATGGTGAGTTGGACGTGTTGATCTTGGCGCTGCCTGTCGACATTGAGGGGATGGAGAACCGAGTGGTTGGCCAAGATCCGTTTAAAATGGTGATCAGCCGTCATCAAGCAGACAAAATCAAAGTGCCGATTCGTTATTGTGATTTACCGGATGAGTCGGTATTTCTTTTGGAGCGCGAGCACTGTTTGACCGAGCATGCGGTCTCCGCTTGCAAACTCACGGATAAAGAGAAAATTAATCCTTTCAGTGCCACCAGCTTGCATACATTAGTGCAGATGGTGGCAAATGGGTTGGGCACGACTTTCATTCCTCAAATGGCGATCGATCATGGCCTGCTCGACAACCAAAATTTAGTCGTGGTGGAGCCACCCGGCCAACTCGCTTATCGTGATATTGGTCTGGTTTGGCGTCCCGGTTCGGCACGGACGCAAATTTTCAATCAATTGGCGGATGTGGTTTCAGAGCTACTGTAG
- the tgt gene encoding tRNA guanosine(34) transglycosylase Tgt gives MKLKFDLKKKNGNARRGQLTFERGTVQTPAFMPVGTYGTVKGMTPEEVKDTGAEILLGNTFHLWLRPGQEVMKMHGDLHDFMNWQGPILTDSGGFQVFSLGDIRKITEEGVHFRNPVNGDKIFMDAEKSMEIQKDLGSDIVMIFDECTPYPATHAEAKKSMEMSLRWAQRSRDHFDKLENPNNLFGIVQGSVYEDLRDVSVKGLTEIGFDGYAVGGLAVGEPKEDMHRVLEHTCPQLPEDKPRYLMGVGKPEDLVEGVRRGIDMFDCVMPTRNARNGHLFVTGGVIKIRNAIHKTDTSALDPHCDCYTCKNYSKSYLHHLDRCNEILGARLNTIHNLRYYQRLMESIRKAIDEDRFEQFVEEFYARRNREVPPLGKQA, from the coding sequence GTGAAGTTAAAGTTCGATCTTAAAAAGAAAAATGGCAACGCCCGTCGTGGCCAACTGACCTTTGAACGCGGTACCGTGCAAACGCCGGCGTTCATGCCAGTGGGTACTTACGGCACCGTTAAAGGGATGACACCAGAAGAAGTGAAAGACACTGGTGCTGAAATTCTCCTCGGCAATACTTTTCACCTGTGGCTGCGCCCGGGCCAAGAAGTAATGAAAATGCACGGTGACTTGCACGATTTCATGAACTGGCAAGGCCCGATTCTGACCGACTCAGGCGGTTTCCAAGTGTTCAGCTTGGGCGACATTCGTAAAATCACCGAAGAGGGCGTGCATTTCCGTAACCCAGTGAACGGCGACAAGATTTTTATGGATGCGGAAAAATCGATGGAGATCCAAAAAGATCTCGGCTCTGACATCGTGATGATTTTCGACGAATGTACTCCGTATCCAGCGACGCATGCGGAAGCGAAAAAGTCGATGGAAATGTCACTGCGTTGGGCTCAGCGCTCGCGCGATCACTTCGATAAGCTCGAAAACCCTAATAACCTGTTTGGCATTGTGCAAGGTAGTGTTTACGAAGACCTGCGTGATGTATCGGTCAAAGGGCTGACGGAAATCGGTTTTGATGGCTACGCGGTCGGCGGTCTTGCGGTGGGAGAACCTAAAGAAGACATGCATCGCGTGCTTGAGCATACTTGCCCGCAATTACCGGAAGATAAGCCGCGTTACCTGATGGGCGTGGGTAAGCCGGAAGACTTGGTGGAAGGCGTTCGCCGCGGGATAGACATGTTTGACTGCGTAATGCCGACGCGAAATGCGCGTAACGGACACCTGTTTGTCACTGGCGGTGTGATCAAGATCCGTAATGCGATACATAAAACCGACACAAGCGCTCTCGATCCACATTGTGACTGTTACACTTGCAAAAATTACTCAAAGTCGTATCTGCACCATTTGGACCGTTGTAACGAAATCCTCGGTGCTCGCTTGAACACTATCCACAACCTGCGTTACTACCAACGTTTGATGGAAAGCATTCGTAAGGCGATTGATG